In one Spirosoma rigui genomic region, the following are encoded:
- a CDS encoding FG-GAP repeat domain-containing protein translates to MYFFRLSAIVLLAAHLITACQSTSSQQADTAPTLPTATQLSGQALSQRYCGSCHLYPEPALLDKKTWQKGVLPQMALRMGLSNKRMTTLTEFSDAEEMTRVLAANVLPETPMMHPSDWEKIVAFYTAQAPDKPLPQPAHVPLTTGLPLFRPTSPTPTIDGFVTLLTYDSLTNRIWAGDGRSNNYALDKTLHRVDSIRLSSPATDRHTNADGSADWLTVGMLNPNDKLSGMWSHQAQTGQTPKPQINQLERPVQASPVDLNRDGRPDLVVCQFGHYTGKLTWHERLAKPDASGSLYREHVLEALPGARLSIVHDMDKDGWPDIVALLTQGDEQVVVYHNLRNGTFRKLPVLRFPPVYGSSYLELTDMNRDGIPDLVYTNGDNADYSPVLKAYHGVRVFLNDGTFHFNQAWFYPLHGASQTVTRDFDQDGDLDIAAIAHFPDFSERPYAGFVYFENTGKMTFTPRTFPEANRGRWLRMTSGDIDQDGDEDLILGSFFKPTSADHADLMNNWRKPGAGLMLLENTLKK, encoded by the coding sequence ATGTATTTTTTTCGCCTGTCGGCTATCGTACTGCTTGCCGCCCACCTCATAACGGCCTGCCAGTCGACATCATCCCAACAAGCCGATACCGCCCCAACGCTACCGACCGCCACCCAGCTTAGTGGTCAGGCGCTTAGCCAGCGGTATTGCGGCAGCTGTCACTTGTATCCGGAACCCGCCCTGCTCGACAAGAAAACCTGGCAAAAGGGCGTTCTGCCGCAGATGGCGTTGCGTATGGGCCTGTCGAACAAGCGGATGACTACGCTAACCGAATTTAGTGATGCGGAGGAAATGACGCGGGTGCTGGCCGCGAACGTGCTCCCCGAAACGCCCATGATGCACCCCAGCGACTGGGAAAAGATCGTTGCGTTTTACACCGCCCAGGCTCCCGACAAGCCACTCCCCCAGCCCGCGCATGTACCCCTCACAACCGGGCTGCCCCTGTTCCGGCCAACATCGCCGACGCCAACGATCGACGGCTTCGTGACCCTGCTCACCTACGATTCGCTGACCAACCGGATTTGGGCGGGCGATGGCCGCAGCAATAACTACGCCCTTGACAAAACGCTGCACCGTGTCGACTCCATCCGACTCTCCAGTCCCGCCACCGACCGGCATACCAATGCCGACGGCAGTGCCGACTGGCTAACGGTTGGTATGCTGAACCCGAACGATAAGCTGAGCGGTATGTGGTCGCACCAGGCACAAACCGGCCAAACCCCAAAACCACAGATCAATCAACTGGAACGCCCCGTTCAGGCCAGCCCCGTCGACCTCAACCGCGATGGTCGCCCCGATCTGGTCGTTTGCCAGTTTGGGCACTACACCGGTAAGCTGACCTGGCACGAGCGGCTGGCAAAGCCCGACGCGTCGGGTAGCCTCTACCGCGAACACGTACTGGAGGCCCTGCCCGGTGCCCGACTGTCCATCGTGCACGACATGGACAAAGACGGCTGGCCCGATATTGTGGCGCTGCTTACGCAGGGTGACGAGCAGGTGGTAGTTTACCACAACCTCCGCAATGGCACTTTTCGTAAACTACCCGTTCTGCGCTTTCCGCCCGTTTACGGGTCGAGCTACCTCGAACTGACGGACATGAACAGAGACGGTATTCCCGACCTGGTCTATACCAATGGTGACAACGCCGATTACTCACCCGTTCTGAAAGCGTACCACGGCGTTCGCGTTTTTCTGAACGACGGCACGTTCCACTTCAACCAGGCGTGGTTCTATCCGTTGCATGGCGCATCGCAAACCGTTACCCGTGATTTCGATCAGGACGGCGACCTCGACATTGCCGCCATTGCCCACTTCCCGGATTTCTCCGAGCGTCCCTATGCTGGGTTTGTCTACTTCGAGAATACGGGCAAGATGACGTTCACGCCCCGCACCTTTCCCGAAGCGAACCGGGGGCGCTGGCTGCGCATGACTTCGGGCGATATTGATCAGGATGGTGACGAGGACCTTATACTGGGTTCATTTTTCAAACCGACATCGGCCGACCATGCCGACCTGATGAACAACTGGCGGAAACCCGGCGCGGGCCTGATGCTGTTGGAGAATACCCTAAAGAAATAG
- a CDS encoding gluconokinase: MTCFVGVDVGTTNVKALALPPDDLSQIIAHASAPVTTLNPEPGYAEQDPAEIWSAFVQVMAEVSREVAEAGHTITHVAFSTAMHSLLPMDASGAPLGNVILWSDNRAEAQATALRTSQADLGKAIHAETGTPIHPMIPLCKLAWLREHDPRMLRRAARFGSVKEFLWTRLTGEFAVDYSIASATGLFNAEKKQWSDQAIQYAGVRPEQLATPVPTTHQHPFNPSPEADATGLTAEVSLVIAASDGCLANLGAGAIKAGTATLTIGTSGAIRQTVRKPIRDEQGRLFCYILDDDHYVVGGPTNNGGNVLEWATEKLTRLDTEAVLAEAEAIPAGSDGLLFMPYLQGERAPLWDASARGAYLHVDWQHTQAHFARAALEGVLFNLLSINQLLVDYTGPARVIHANGGFAQSRFWVQMLADMAGIPVRLNASNESGSMGAILLTMKAVGLVSSLDEAAERVAFGDTFQPDPLRHRTYLDAFKTWQAGRSKLY, encoded by the coding sequence ATGACTTGTTTCGTTGGGGTCGACGTTGGAACGACCAACGTCAAAGCCCTCGCCCTGCCCCCTGATGACTTGAGCCAGATCATCGCCCATGCGTCGGCTCCGGTTACTACGCTCAACCCCGAACCGGGCTATGCCGAACAGGACCCCGCCGAGATCTGGTCGGCGTTTGTGCAGGTAATGGCCGAGGTAAGTCGGGAGGTGGCCGAAGCGGGTCATACCATCACTCACGTGGCGTTCAGCACGGCCATGCACAGCCTGCTGCCCATGGATGCCAGCGGAGCGCCCCTTGGTAACGTCATTCTCTGGTCTGATAACCGGGCCGAAGCGCAGGCGACTGCCCTTCGGACGAGTCAGGCTGATCTGGGCAAGGCGATCCACGCCGAAACCGGTACGCCCATTCATCCCATGATTCCGCTTTGTAAACTCGCCTGGCTGCGTGAACATGACCCGCGTATGCTCCGGCGGGCGGCCCGGTTCGGCTCGGTGAAGGAATTTTTGTGGACCAGACTCACCGGTGAATTTGCCGTCGACTACTCCATCGCGTCGGCCACCGGCCTGTTCAATGCCGAAAAGAAGCAGTGGAGTGATCAGGCCATTCAGTATGCTGGTGTCCGGCCTGAACAACTGGCAACGCCCGTTCCCACGACCCACCAGCACCCGTTCAACCCCTCACCCGAAGCAGATGCAACGGGCCTGACGGCGGAGGTATCGCTCGTTATTGCCGCATCGGACGGTTGTCTGGCAAATCTGGGGGCCGGTGCTATCAAAGCGGGAACGGCTACGCTCACCATCGGTACCAGCGGAGCCATCCGGCAAACGGTTCGTAAACCCATCCGCGATGAACAGGGGCGACTGTTCTGCTACATCCTTGACGATGATCACTACGTGGTCGGCGGGCCAACCAATAACGGAGGTAACGTACTGGAATGGGCTACGGAGAAGTTAACCCGGCTGGATACCGAAGCGGTGCTGGCCGAAGCCGAAGCGATTCCGGCGGGCAGCGACGGGCTGCTGTTCATGCCTTACCTCCAGGGCGAGCGCGCTCCCCTCTGGGATGCCAGCGCCCGCGGGGCCTACCTGCACGTCGACTGGCAGCATACGCAGGCTCATTTTGCGCGGGCCGCCCTGGAAGGGGTGCTGTTCAACCTGTTAAGCATCAATCAGCTCCTGGTCGATTATACGGGCCCGGCCCGGGTTATTCACGCCAATGGTGGCTTTGCCCAGTCTAGGTTCTGGGTGCAGATGCTGGCCGATATGGCCGGTATTCCGGTGCGGCTCAACGCCAGTAACGAAAGCGGATCGATGGGCGCTATTCTGCTGACCATGAAAGCCGTTGGGCTGGTGTCATCCCTCGACGAAGCGGCAGAACGCGTCGCTTTTGGCGATACGTTCCAACCCGACCCCCTGCGACACCGCACCTACCTCGACGCGTTTAAGACGTGGCAGGCAGGCAGGAGTAAATTGTATTAA
- a CDS encoding endonuclease/exonuclease/phosphatase family protein, whose amino-acid sequence MITTPSSPTPSKRWHPLRPQHAGHWLNLLAVAVAISWLLGALLGRFYFFELFTHFQLQYYVLSVLLVVAGLVSRLVWGKRGRAPLTIAPMLIIGLGTFSSDTNWLPHNDPSADSALVRDVRVVQANVLYSRSDYAPTLNLVRSQRPDLYVLQEMTPASIRLVTRQLGNEFPYWFACWSKGPCWVLVGSRTPISIDKPLAETKRIIALTTQVRGRAIGLVTVHPRTPVFPSWFRERNDQLAYAAQKTRTQPLPTVLLGDFNISIFSPVYKAIFRSVPAGAGTLSAARRSLLQPTWPRFIPPMMIPIDHIFTNQGFRPFHFQTLDHPGSDHRAIVADLSFSR is encoded by the coding sequence ATGATTACTACGCCTTCTTCGCCAACGCCATCGAAACGCTGGCATCCATTAAGACCCCAACACGCTGGTCACTGGCTCAACCTTCTAGCCGTTGCCGTCGCCATAAGCTGGTTACTGGGCGCGCTGCTGGGGCGGTTCTATTTCTTTGAACTGTTCACCCATTTTCAGCTGCAGTACTACGTTCTATCGGTCCTGCTGGTAGTTGCCGGGCTGGTCAGCCGGCTCGTCTGGGGCAAACGGGGCCGGGCTCCCCTCACCATCGCGCCAATGCTGATCATTGGGCTGGGCACGTTTTCGTCTGACACCAACTGGCTTCCCCATAATGATCCGTCCGCCGATTCCGCCCTGGTCCGCGATGTGCGGGTTGTACAGGCCAACGTGCTTTACAGCCGCAGTGACTACGCCCCGACCCTTAACCTGGTTCGCAGCCAACGGCCCGATCTATACGTTCTTCAGGAAATGACACCCGCCAGTATCCGGCTCGTTACCCGACAGCTGGGCAACGAGTTCCCCTACTGGTTTGCCTGCTGGTCAAAAGGCCCCTGCTGGGTGCTGGTAGGCAGCCGGACTCCCATATCGATTGACAAACCACTGGCCGAGACGAAACGAATTATTGCGCTGACGACCCAGGTTCGGGGACGGGCAATAGGATTGGTAACGGTACACCCGCGGACGCCCGTGTTTCCGTCCTGGTTCCGCGAACGCAACGATCAACTGGCATACGCAGCCCAAAAGACCCGGACACAGCCCCTGCCAACCGTATTACTGGGCGATTTCAACATCAGCATTTTCTCGCCTGTCTACAAAGCGATCTTCCGGTCGGTTCCCGCCGGCGCGGGTACACTGTCCGCTGCCAGGCGGTCGCTCCTGCAGCCAACCTGGCCCCGGTTTATACCGCCTATGATGATTCCTATCGATCACATCTTCACCAACCAGGGCTTCCGTCCGTTTCATTTCCAGACCCTCGACCATCCCGGTTCCGACCACCGGGCTATCGTAGCAGATCTGAGTTTCAGCCGCTGA
- a CDS encoding Kelch repeat-containing protein, with protein sequence MINLKRPLLCGLGLVGSLAVHAQTWQPVTTQNSCATRHENAATLIGDSLYAVGGRGMKPLEALNLKTLVWQAHPAPPVEMNHFQAITYNGELYVIGAFQGKYPHETPIPNIYIYNPKQGQWRIGPEIPIERLRGSAGVVVYKNKIYVACGIIDGHYDGHVAWFDEYDPITNTWKRLPDAPRTRDHITAAVVGDRLYLAGGRNSTARINKVLETTIAEVDMYDFKTGRWQTLPATSNIPTQRAGATAVTQGGKVWIIGGETVQLLAHNEAEALDPKTNTWTTGPRLQQGRHGTQAVVHDGKIYIVAGSANHGGGPELNTVEVLK encoded by the coding sequence ATGATCAATCTGAAACGTCCCTTGCTCTGTGGACTGGGTCTCGTTGGGAGTCTGGCCGTGCACGCTCAGACCTGGCAACCCGTTACGACCCAGAATAGCTGCGCCACCCGGCACGAGAATGCCGCTACACTCATCGGCGATAGTCTGTACGCTGTGGGAGGCCGGGGCATGAAGCCGCTGGAAGCTCTTAACCTAAAAACGCTGGTCTGGCAGGCGCACCCCGCGCCACCCGTTGAGATGAACCACTTTCAGGCCATCACCTACAACGGTGAACTGTACGTGATTGGCGCTTTTCAGGGCAAATATCCGCACGAAACGCCCATTCCCAATATCTATATCTATAACCCGAAGCAGGGCCAGTGGCGGATAGGGCCGGAGATTCCGATAGAGCGACTACGGGGTTCGGCGGGCGTTGTCGTTTACAAAAATAAGATCTACGTAGCCTGTGGCATTATCGACGGGCATTACGATGGCCATGTCGCCTGGTTCGACGAGTACGACCCCATAACGAACACCTGGAAACGCCTGCCCGACGCGCCCCGCACCCGCGACCATATAACGGCTGCTGTCGTAGGCGACAGACTGTACCTGGCGGGTGGTCGCAACTCGACGGCCCGGATCAACAAAGTACTGGAAACGACCATTGCTGAAGTGGATATGTACGACTTCAAAACTGGACGGTGGCAAACCCTGCCTGCTACGTCAAACATTCCAACCCAGCGGGCGGGCGCTACGGCCGTCACGCAGGGCGGTAAGGTCTGGATCATTGGGGGCGAAACGGTGCAGCTGCTGGCGCATAACGAAGCCGAAGCCCTCGACCCCAAAACGAATACCTGGACGACCGGGCCACGGTTGCAACAGGGGCGGCATGGAACGCAGGCAGTCGTTCACGATGGTAAAATTTATATCGTGGCCGGATCGGCCAACCACGGTGGCGGACCGGAACTGAATACGGTAGAAGTGTTAAAGTAA
- a CDS encoding 3-keto-disaccharide hydrolase — protein MLLRFVSLLVLAVFSGLSAQAQPLNSLSAQEKKDGWSLLFNGRDVSGWHTYGGKGVGSAWRVEQGALHLSVPNRAGNKAVNGGDLVTDAAFSGDFEFKADWKVDRLTNSGIFFFVQESPANKNIYDTGLELQVLDDAIYEGASENKHRAGDFFSVANARVRELNPVGSWNQVVVQLKKNKLLITMNGFTIHEHDLNSADWKQRVAGSKLKDAPISKGQFNGRIGLQDWGSPVWFRNIKFRRL, from the coding sequence ATGTTGCTTCGCTTTGTTTCTCTTCTGGTACTCGCCGTTTTTTCTGGTCTGTCGGCGCAGGCTCAACCCCTCAATAGCCTTTCCGCGCAGGAAAAGAAAGACGGCTGGTCACTACTTTTCAACGGGCGGGATGTATCGGGGTGGCACACCTACGGCGGCAAAGGCGTAGGGTCGGCTTGGCGCGTTGAGCAGGGGGCGCTGCATTTGAGCGTTCCCAACCGGGCGGGTAACAAGGCCGTGAACGGGGGCGACCTGGTCACCGATGCCGCATTCTCCGGCGATTTCGAGTTCAAAGCCGACTGGAAGGTCGACCGGCTCACCAATAGCGGCATCTTTTTCTTCGTGCAGGAGAGCCCCGCCAATAAAAACATCTACGACACGGGCCTTGAACTTCAGGTGCTGGACGATGCCATTTATGAGGGGGCCAGCGAAAACAAGCACCGTGCGGGCGATTTCTTCAGTGTTGCCAACGCCCGGGTTCGGGAGCTAAACCCCGTTGGTTCGTGGAATCAGGTTGTTGTGCAGCTGAAGAAGAATAAGCTTCTCATCACCATGAACGGGTTTACCATCCACGAACATGACCTCAATAGCGCCGACTGGAAACAGCGTGTGGCGGGCAGTAAACTAAAAGACGCCCCCATCAGCAAAGGTCAGTTCAACGGCCGGATAGGGCTGCAGGACTGGGGAAGCCCCGTCTGGTTTCGAAACATCAAGTTTCGCCGGTTATAA
- a CDS encoding zinc metalloprotease, which produces MKRITVPALFVAAVFAVSSCLDPNVESASSALNPTGAARDDAPIRACATMEVRDQQIKDNPGQAKKYEEVEAFTKKYVDNLAIQPSAVTSLTVTIPVVVHVLYNTAQENISQAQIQSQIDVLNKDFSNTNADRTLLPGAFAGLAANMDIKFTLSSVDRKQSNKTSWGTRDAMKSAKKGGIDPVDPSKFLNIWVCNIGGGILGYAQFPGGSAATDGVVIGPQYFGNTGYVAAPYDKGRTATHEIGHWLNLRHIWGDASCGNDQVADTPTQQTANYGCPSFPHVTCSNGPNGDLFMNYMDYTNDACMYMFTNGQKSRSQAIFAAGGARQSFASTL; this is translated from the coding sequence ATGAAAAGAATTACCGTACCCGCTTTGTTTGTTGCCGCTGTTTTTGCGGTTTCTTCCTGCCTGGACCCAAACGTTGAATCAGCCAGTTCGGCCCTGAACCCCACCGGTGCGGCCCGCGACGATGCGCCCATCCGTGCCTGCGCAACGATGGAAGTGCGCGACCAGCAGATCAAAGACAACCCCGGTCAGGCAAAAAAATATGAAGAGGTAGAAGCCTTCACCAAAAAGTACGTCGATAACCTGGCTATTCAGCCGTCGGCGGTTACGTCGTTGACAGTTACGATTCCGGTAGTCGTTCACGTATTGTACAACACCGCGCAGGAAAACATCAGCCAGGCGCAGATCCAGTCACAAATTGATGTGCTGAACAAGGACTTCAGCAACACCAATGCCGATCGTACCCTGTTACCAGGCGCATTCGCCGGTTTGGCGGCCAACATGGACATCAAGTTCACGCTGAGCAGTGTTGATCGCAAGCAGTCCAATAAAACGTCATGGGGTACGCGCGACGCCATGAAGAGCGCGAAAAAAGGAGGCATTGACCCGGTAGATCCGAGCAAGTTCCTGAACATCTGGGTGTGCAACATTGGTGGCGGTATCCTGGGCTATGCACAGTTTCCCGGCGGATCGGCGGCAACGGATGGTGTCGTTATCGGACCCCAGTACTTCGGTAACACGGGCTACGTAGCTGCCCCTTACGACAAAGGCCGCACGGCAACCCACGAAATTGGTCACTGGCTGAACCTGCGTCATATCTGGGGCGATGCCAGCTGCGGCAATGATCAGGTAGCCGATACACCTACCCAACAGACGGCCAACTACGGCTGCCCATCGTTCCCGCACGTAACTTGCTCGAACGGTCCCAACGGCGATTTGTTCATGAACTACATGGACTATACCAACGACGCCTGCATGTATATGTTCACCAACGGCCAGAAAAGTCGTTCGCAGGCTATCTTTGCCGCCGGCGGTGCCCGCCAGAGTTTTGCGTCTACGCTCTAA
- a CDS encoding SdiA-regulated domain-containing protein, with protein MKHLLVAFALLLAGCGPSSTKTGQQPDAETLDAPFTLPYTLSAPAENVTLPKELKEISGLTYYKDDKLLCVQDEEAVVYVYDTKKKKVVQDFGFGGYGDFEGIEYVNDEVYVLESNGNLFRFKPESTQIGRTQMGLPAKTEVEGLGYDPKTKRLLIAVKKGGGPSSDKAVYSFDLRNKAVFKDMSLNDDQLKGAGINPKDYKPSGIAVHPITGEWYILTSVGKRLLITNRQAKIIYSEPLDPNLFRQPEGICFAPNGDLYIASEGDGKKGYILTFPYKK; from the coding sequence ATGAAACATTTGCTGGTTGCTTTTGCCCTATTATTGGCGGGCTGCGGGCCATCGTCGACTAAGACGGGACAACAGCCTGACGCCGAAACCCTCGATGCTCCCTTCACCCTGCCGTATACGCTCAGCGCGCCAGCCGAGAACGTGACGCTGCCCAAAGAGCTAAAGGAAATTTCGGGATTGACCTATTACAAAGACGATAAGCTGCTGTGTGTGCAGGATGAGGAGGCCGTCGTGTACGTCTACGATACCAAAAAGAAGAAAGTCGTGCAGGACTTCGGCTTTGGCGGCTATGGTGATTTTGAAGGCATCGAATACGTCAACGATGAAGTCTACGTACTGGAGAGCAACGGGAATCTGTTCCGGTTTAAACCTGAGTCAACCCAGATTGGACGCACGCAAATGGGCCTGCCCGCCAAGACCGAAGTGGAGGGATTAGGCTACGATCCTAAAACGAAACGGCTGTTGATCGCGGTCAAGAAAGGGGGAGGGCCGTCGAGCGACAAAGCCGTTTATTCGTTCGATCTGCGAAACAAAGCCGTTTTCAAAGACATGAGCCTGAACGATGACCAGCTAAAAGGAGCGGGTATTAACCCGAAGGACTACAAGCCGTCGGGCATTGCCGTACATCCGATCACGGGCGAATGGTACATATTGACATCGGTGGGAAAGCGGTTGCTTATCACGAATCGACAGGCTAAAATAATCTATTCGGAACCGCTCGACCCGAACCTGTTCCGTCAGCCGGAAGGCATCTGCTTCGCGCCCAACGGTGATCTTTATATTGCCAGCGAAGGGGATGGCAAGAAGGGATATATTCTGACGTTTCCCTACAAAAAATAA
- a CDS encoding serine hydrolase encodes MKPVIYFFRHAVLLLGLMIGLLACDKTVEVGPNGATLNTDDLAKAIAKRLDGTCVGYQFVISVNGSQKSIYANGDARLAQDGNARAMFVNDKFNIASCSKTITAAAMLRALNAKKKSVDDVIDAYLPAHWSLGTAKSITFKQLLTHSAGYADKSYGSDYASLKKLVSEGLVDAKKPRVYNNANFALMRFLIATLADYPITKIPVNASSEVRKATEDIQAQEYASAYIDYCQKFVLGVSGSGMNTIVCKPTDTNPGLCYQFPKDNGKGTDFGDMTLTNAERGWNMTTVQMAAFMSALHFSEKIIPKSLSDMMRTDLAGYDFRSATPNNMGYYAKNGGYPGKFADKAKDGANFGKNYNAGQLESWLIGFDNNVQISFIANSQVFIGANSKEYPNGENALNSIVAAFDEWYKAGAK; translated from the coding sequence ATGAAACCTGTCATTTATTTTTTCCGCCACGCTGTTCTGCTCCTGGGCCTGATGATTGGCCTGCTCGCCTGCGATAAAACGGTTGAAGTAGGACCCAACGGAGCGACCCTCAACACCGACGATCTGGCCAAGGCCATTGCCAAACGGCTCGATGGTACATGCGTGGGGTATCAGTTCGTTATCTCGGTCAATGGCTCCCAAAAAAGTATATATGCCAATGGCGATGCCCGCCTGGCGCAGGATGGAAATGCCCGGGCCATGTTCGTCAACGACAAGTTCAATATTGCCAGTTGCAGTAAAACCATTACAGCAGCTGCGATGCTCCGGGCGCTCAACGCCAAAAAGAAAAGCGTGGACGACGTCATTGATGCGTACCTGCCTGCTCACTGGTCACTGGGTACAGCCAAGTCCATTACCTTCAAACAACTGCTGACACATAGTGCAGGCTACGCCGATAAATCGTACGGGTCTGACTATGCCAGCCTTAAAAAACTGGTAAGTGAGGGGCTGGTCGATGCGAAGAAACCAAGGGTTTATAACAACGCGAACTTTGCCCTGATGCGCTTTCTGATCGCCACGCTGGCCGACTATCCCATTACCAAAATTCCGGTTAACGCGAGCAGTGAAGTACGCAAAGCAACCGAGGATATTCAGGCGCAGGAGTATGCCAGTGCCTACATCGACTACTGCCAGAAGTTTGTGCTGGGTGTATCAGGCAGCGGCATGAACACCATCGTCTGCAAACCGACCGATACCAATCCGGGCTTGTGCTACCAGTTCCCTAAAGACAACGGCAAAGGGACTGACTTTGGCGATATGACCCTTACTAACGCCGAACGGGGCTGGAACATGACCACGGTGCAGATGGCCGCTTTTATGAGTGCACTGCATTTTTCGGAGAAGATCATCCCGAAGAGTCTGTCGGATATGATGCGTACCGATCTGGCGGGTTATGATTTTCGGAGCGCTACGCCCAATAACATGGGCTACTACGCTAAGAACGGTGGTTACCCCGGTAAGTTTGCCGACAAGGCGAAAGACGGAGCAAATTTTGGCAAAAACTACAACGCTGGCCAGCTCGAATCCTGGCTGATCGGCTTCGATAATAACGTTCAGATTTCGTTCATCGCTAATTCGCAGGTTTTCATTGGTGCGAACAGCAAAGAGTATCCCAATGGAGAGAATGCGCTCAACTCCATTGTGGCGGCTTTCGACGAATGGTATAAAGCAGGGGCAAAATAA